A single genomic interval of Mycobacterium sp. DL592 harbors:
- a CDS encoding aminoglycoside phosphotransferase family protein: MTELPNAVRTMAGRGPRWAAWVAALPKLSREALAQWQLTAEGPANHGHCSLVVPVRTTGGAAAVLKISFPDDESEHEHLALRRWGGDGAVRLLSADPHRRALLLERLDSTDLTGLPDVEACAVVARLYRRIHVPAMPALRTLTSYVERWNSELAELPRSAPIPRRLVEQALALGTDLTADHTPLRVIHTDLHYANVLAAQRDPWLVIDPKPVNGDPHYEIAPMLWNRWGELAGDVREGVRRRFYTLVDAAGFDEDRARAWVVVRMVHNAMWALQDGPHADTGWLTTCIALAKAVQA, translated from the coding sequence TTGACCGAGCTGCCCAACGCCGTCCGGACCATGGCCGGCCGCGGTCCGCGGTGGGCGGCGTGGGTCGCCGCGCTGCCCAAGCTCAGCCGTGAGGCGCTCGCCCAGTGGCAGCTCACCGCCGAAGGGCCCGCCAACCACGGCCACTGCTCACTGGTTGTGCCGGTGCGCACCACGGGCGGGGCCGCGGCGGTGCTCAAGATCAGCTTTCCCGACGACGAATCCGAACACGAACACCTGGCGTTGCGGCGCTGGGGCGGCGACGGTGCGGTGCGGCTGCTCAGTGCCGATCCGCACCGGCGCGCGCTGTTGCTCGAGCGGCTGGACTCCACCGACCTCACCGGTCTGCCCGATGTCGAGGCGTGTGCCGTCGTCGCCCGCCTGTACCGGCGCATCCACGTCCCGGCCATGCCTGCGCTGCGGACGCTGACCTCCTACGTCGAGCGCTGGAACAGCGAGCTGGCGGAGTTGCCCCGCAGCGCGCCGATCCCCCGCCGGCTGGTGGAACAGGCGTTGGCCCTGGGCACCGACCTGACTGCGGACCACACGCCGCTGCGCGTCATCCACACCGACCTGCACTACGCGAATGTGCTTGCCGCCCAGCGGGACCCGTGGCTGGTGATCGACCCCAAGCCGGTCAACGGCGACCCGCACTACGAGATCGCCCCGATGTTGTGGAACCGCTGGGGCGAGCTGGCCGGGGATGTCCGCGAGGGGGTGCGGCGCCGGTTCTACACGCTGGTCGACGCGGCCGGGTTCGACGAGGACAGGGCACGGGCGTGGGTGGTGGTCCGCATGGTGCACAACGCGATGTGGGCGCTGCAGGACGGTCCGCACGCCGATACCGGCTGGCTCACCACCTGCATTGCGCTCGCCAAGGCCGTCCAGGCGTGA
- the hrpA gene encoding ATP-dependent RNA helicase HrpA encodes MVICCEPTHILARVSERSSDELREVRALRARLDGLTIRDAARLGRRLKSLRDVTPEKVAQIAEQVAAAEALVATRAAAVPAITYPDLPVSERRDDLARAISEHQVVVVAGETGSGKTTQLPKICLELGRGIRGTIGHTQPRRLAARTVAQRIADELGTPLGEAIGYTVRFTDQASDRTLVKLMTDGILLAEIQRDRRLLRYDTLILDEAHERSLNVDFLLGYLRELLPRRPDLKVIVTSATIEPERFAAHFGGAEIGRSGGAPIVEVSGRTYPVEIRYRPLEVAVTADDVDDPDDPDHEIVRTEIRDQTEAIVDAIAELEAEPPGDVLVFLSGEREIRDTAEALRGLRNTEVLPLYARLPTAEQQRVFQPHTGRRVVLATNVAETSLTVPGVRYVVDPGTARISRYSRRTKVQRLPIEPISQASAAQRAGRSGRTAPGVCIRLYSEADFQARPRYTDPEILRTNLAAVILQMAALQLGDIEDFPFLDPPDRRSIRDGVQLLQELGAFDDAGQITDIGRRLAQLPVDPRLGRMILQADSEGCVREVLVLAAALSIPDPRERPADREEAARQKHARFADEHSDFLSYLNLWRYLTEQRKTLSGSAFRRMCRDEFLHYLRIREWQDLTGQLRSIARDIGIRESDDREPADPARVHAALVAGLLSHIGLREGDSRDYTGARNSKFVLAPGSVLTKRPPRWIVVADLVETSRLYGRIAARIDPDIVEQVAGNLLQRTYSEPHWDAQRGTAMAFERVTLYGLPLVPRRRVSYAQVDPAVSRELFIRHALVDGEWQTRHHFFRDNTALRAELAEIEERARRRDLLVGDDEIYAFYDSRIPADVVSVRHFDGWWKKQRHRTPDLLTFTRDDLLRVDDADADRPDTWQAGDLSLPLSYRFEPGAADDGVTVHVPVEVLARLGGDEFGWQVPALREELVTALIRSLPKDLRRNFVPAPDTAKALLSAITPDGAPLLETLQRELHRRTGVLVPISAFDLDKLPAHLRVTFAVQGADGTEVARGKDLEVLQDKLAGSARQAVARTVGADLERAGLRGWPEDLDTLPRSVERAVGGHVVKGYPGFVDAGATVDIRVFATESERDPAMAAGLRRLLRLAVASPVKSLEKALDPRTRLVLATNPDGTLAALLDDCADAAVDVLATAPVWTKADFGVLRDRVSTALPGTTREVLGRVEKVLVALQEVEVALPERPSSSNADAVADIRAQLAGLLPERFVTATGAAHLADLARYLTAVVRRLERLPHALGADRDRMARVHAVRDAYTELLQALSPARAAASDVRDIARMIEEFRVSLWAQQLGTPKPVSEQRIYRAIDAILS; translated from the coding sequence ATGGTCATTTGTTGCGAGCCTACGCATATCCTGGCCAGAGTGTCCGAACGGTCCAGCGACGAGTTGCGCGAGGTGCGCGCGCTGCGCGCCCGCCTCGACGGGTTGACCATCCGCGATGCCGCCCGGCTGGGTCGTCGGCTCAAGTCGCTGCGCGACGTCACCCCGGAGAAGGTCGCGCAGATCGCCGAGCAGGTCGCCGCCGCCGAGGCGCTGGTCGCCACCCGGGCGGCGGCCGTGCCGGCGATCACCTACCCCGATCTGCCCGTTAGCGAGCGCCGCGACGATCTGGCCCGGGCGATCAGCGAGCACCAGGTCGTGGTGGTCGCGGGGGAGACCGGGTCCGGCAAGACCACCCAGCTGCCCAAGATCTGCCTGGAGCTGGGCCGCGGAATCCGAGGCACCATCGGCCACACCCAGCCGCGCCGGCTGGCCGCCCGCACCGTCGCCCAGCGGATCGCCGACGAACTCGGCACCCCGCTGGGCGAGGCGATCGGCTACACAGTGCGGTTCACCGACCAGGCCAGCGACCGCACGCTGGTCAAGTTGATGACCGACGGCATCCTGCTCGCCGAGATCCAGCGCGACCGGCGGCTCCTGCGCTACGACACCCTGATCCTCGACGAAGCCCACGAACGCAGCCTCAACGTCGACTTCCTGCTCGGCTACCTCCGTGAGCTGCTGCCGCGCCGGCCCGACCTGAAGGTCATCGTCACCTCGGCAACGATCGAGCCTGAGCGGTTCGCGGCCCACTTCGGCGGTGCCGAAATTGGACGGAGCGGTGGTGCGCCGATCGTCGAGGTCTCCGGCCGCACCTACCCCGTCGAGATCCGTTACCGCCCTTTGGAAGTCGCCGTCACGGCCGATGACGTCGACGACCCCGACGATCCCGATCACGAGATCGTCCGCACCGAGATACGCGACCAGACCGAGGCGATCGTCGACGCGATCGCCGAACTGGAAGCCGAACCGCCCGGCGATGTGTTGGTGTTCCTGTCCGGTGAGCGCGAGATCCGCGACACCGCAGAAGCGTTGCGCGGGTTGCGCAATACAGAGGTGCTGCCGCTGTACGCGCGGTTGCCGACCGCCGAGCAGCAGCGGGTGTTCCAGCCGCATACCGGCCGGCGGGTGGTGCTGGCCACCAATGTCGCGGAGACGTCGCTGACGGTGCCCGGTGTCCGATACGTGGTGGACCCCGGAACGGCACGAATCTCGCGCTACAGCAGGCGAACCAAGGTGCAGCGCTTGCCGATCGAGCCCATTTCGCAGGCTTCGGCGGCACAGCGTGCCGGCCGCTCCGGACGCACGGCGCCCGGGGTGTGCATCCGGCTCTACTCGGAGGCCGACTTCCAGGCACGCCCCCGTTACACCGATCCGGAGATCCTGCGCACCAATCTGGCCGCGGTGATCCTGCAGATGGCCGCCCTGCAACTCGGCGACATCGAGGACTTTCCGTTCCTGGACCCGCCGGACCGGCGCAGCATCCGTGACGGCGTCCAATTGCTGCAGGAGCTGGGGGCTTTCGACGACGCGGGGCAGATCACCGACATCGGTCGCCGGCTCGCGCAGCTGCCGGTCGATCCGCGGCTGGGCCGGATGATTCTGCAGGCCGACAGCGAAGGGTGCGTGCGGGAAGTCCTGGTACTCGCCGCGGCGTTGTCCATCCCCGACCCGCGGGAACGCCCCGCGGATCGGGAGGAGGCGGCCCGGCAGAAGCACGCCCGGTTCGCCGACGAACACTCCGACTTCCTGTCCTATCTGAACCTGTGGCGCTACCTCACGGAGCAGCGGAAGACGCTGTCCGGCAGTGCGTTTCGGCGGATGTGCCGCGACGAGTTCCTGCACTATCTCCGCATCCGGGAATGGCAGGACCTCACCGGGCAGCTGCGCAGCATCGCCCGCGACATCGGCATCCGCGAGTCCGACGACCGCGAACCGGCCGATCCCGCCCGGGTCCATGCGGCGCTGGTGGCGGGCCTGCTCTCGCATATCGGCCTGCGCGAAGGTGATTCGCGGGACTACACCGGCGCCCGCAACTCGAAGTTCGTGCTGGCGCCCGGTTCGGTGCTGACCAAACGCCCGCCGCGCTGGATCGTGGTGGCCGACCTGGTGGAGACCAGCCGGCTCTACGGGCGCATCGCCGCGCGTATCGATCCCGACATCGTCGAGCAGGTGGCGGGAAATCTGCTGCAACGCACCTACAGTGAGCCGCACTGGGATGCCCAGCGCGGCACCGCGATGGCCTTCGAACGGGTGACGCTCTACGGTCTGCCGCTGGTCCCGCGCCGCCGGGTCAGCTATGCCCAGGTCGACCCGGCGGTGTCCCGTGAGCTGTTCATCCGTCACGCCCTGGTCGACGGCGAGTGGCAGACCCGGCATCACTTCTTCCGCGACAACACGGCGCTGCGCGCCGAACTGGCCGAAATCGAGGAGCGTGCCAGACGCCGCGACCTGCTCGTCGGTGACGACGAGATCTACGCGTTCTACGACAGCCGGATTCCCGCCGACGTGGTCTCGGTGCGCCACTTCGACGGCTGGTGGAAGAAGCAGCGTCACCGCACCCCGGACCTGCTGACGTTCACCCGCGATGACCTGTTGCGGGTCGACGACGCCGACGCCGACCGTCCCGACACCTGGCAGGCCGGCGACTTGTCTCTGCCGCTGAGCTACCGGTTCGAGCCGGGCGCTGCCGACGACGGTGTGACGGTGCACGTGCCGGTCGAAGTGCTCGCCCGGTTGGGCGGTGACGAGTTCGGCTGGCAGGTGCCTGCACTGCGTGAGGAGCTGGTGACCGCACTGATCCGGTCGCTGCCGAAAGACCTGCGGCGCAACTTCGTTCCCGCACCCGACACCGCCAAGGCGCTGCTGTCTGCGATCACCCCCGACGGTGCACCCCTGCTGGAGACGCTGCAACGCGAATTGCACCGGCGCACCGGTGTTCTCGTCCCGATCAGCGCGTTCGATCTGGACAAGCTGCCCGCGCACCTGCGGGTCACCTTCGCGGTCCAGGGCGCCGACGGTACCGAGGTGGCCCGTGGCAAGGACCTCGAGGTCCTCCAGGACAAACTGGCCGGCTCGGCGCGCCAGGCGGTCGCCAGAACCGTGGGCGCCGACCTGGAACGGGCCGGGCTGCGAGGCTGGCCCGAGGACCTCGACACACTGCCGCGCAGCGTCGAACGTGCCGTCGGCGGGCACGTCGTGAAGGGCTACCCGGGATTCGTCGACGCCGGCGCCACCGTCGACATCCGGGTGTTCGCCACCGAGTCCGAACGCGATCCGGCGATGGCGGCAGGTCTGCGGCGACTATTGCGGCTTGCGGTCGCCTCCCCGGTCAAGTCGTTGGAGAAGGCGTTGGATCCGCGGACCCGTCTGGTGCTCGCCACCAATCCCGACGGGACGCTGGCCGCTCTGCTCGACGACTGCGCCGACGCCGCCGTCGACGTGCTGGCCACCGCCCCGGTGTGGACCAAAGCCGATTTCGGCGTCCTGCGCGACCGGGTGAGCACGGCACTGCCCGGGACGACGCGTGAGGTGCTCGGCCGGGTCGAGAAGGTGTTGGTGGCGCTGCAGGAGGTCGAGGTGGCGCTACCCGAGCGGCCGTCTTCGTCGAATGCCGACGCGGTGGCCGATATCCGTGCCCAGCTCGCGGGGCTGCTGCCCGAGCGCTTCGTCACCGCCACCGGGGCGGCGCACCTCGCAGATCTTGCCCGGTACCTCACCGCCGTCGTCCGCCGCCTCGAACGGCTACCGCATGCGCTGGGTGCCGACCGTGACCGCATGGCGCGGGTGCACGCCGTGCGCGACGCGTATACCGAACTGCTGCAAGCACTTTCACCGGCGCGCGCAGCGGCATCTGATGTGCGCGACATCGCCAGGATGATCGAGGAGTTCCGGGTGAGTCTGTGGGCCCAGCAACTCGGGACCCCCAAGCCGGTCAGCGAACAACGCATCTACCGGGCGATCGACGCGATCCTGTCCTGA
- a CDS encoding patatin-like phospholipase family protein, which translates to MATSATKPVDLVLAGGGVKGIGLVGAVVKLMEAGYRPHRVAGSSAGSIVGALVAAAAKDGQMSPQQVGELALSLDYRKFRDPGPVERVPLLGPSWAILQGNGIYQGTYARTFVAEQLAKLGVRTFADLKLDDDDLPEEQRYRLVVTAADVTTGQLVRLPWDYRRVYGLDPDEQLVADAVRASMSIPFVFRPVTLSSAAGRKSTLVDGGLLSNYPIDSLDRCDGRKPRWPTFGVTLLPNLPENNHKVIPALAPLQLFGGPSLLEDVITTILVGRDQAYLNLPWVSARTVRVDSTGVGVLDFDISKPEIDALYTRGYEAATEFLSTWDERTYLTRFR; encoded by the coding sequence ATGGCCACATCGGCGACCAAGCCGGTAGACCTCGTCCTGGCCGGTGGCGGTGTCAAGGGCATCGGCCTGGTGGGAGCGGTCGTCAAGCTCATGGAGGCGGGCTACCGCCCGCACCGGGTGGCCGGTTCGTCGGCCGGCTCCATCGTCGGCGCGCTGGTGGCCGCCGCAGCCAAGGACGGGCAGATGTCCCCGCAGCAGGTCGGCGAACTTGCGCTGAGCCTGGACTACCGCAAGTTTCGCGATCCCGGCCCGGTTGAACGGGTTCCGCTGCTCGGACCGTCCTGGGCGATCCTCCAGGGCAATGGCATCTACCAGGGCACCTATGCCCGCACATTCGTCGCCGAGCAGCTGGCCAAGCTCGGTGTGCGCACATTCGCCGACCTCAAGCTCGACGACGACGATCTTCCCGAGGAACAGCGCTACCGGCTGGTCGTCACCGCCGCCGACGTGACCACCGGCCAGCTCGTGCGGCTGCCGTGGGACTACCGCCGGGTGTACGGCCTGGACCCCGACGAGCAGCTGGTGGCCGACGCGGTGCGGGCGTCGATGTCGATTCCGTTCGTGTTCCGCCCCGTGACACTGTCCAGTGCGGCGGGGCGCAAGTCGACGCTCGTCGACGGCGGGCTGCTGTCGAACTACCCGATCGATTCCCTCGACCGGTGTGACGGCAGGAAGCCGCGCTGGCCGACCTTCGGTGTGACGCTGCTGCCGAACCTGCCGGAGAACAACCACAAGGTCATTCCCGCGCTGGCGCCCCTGCAGCTGTTCGGCGGTCCGAGCCTGCTCGAGGACGTCATCACCACCATCCTCGTCGGCCGGGACCAGGCGTACCTCAACCTGCCGTGGGTGAGCGCACGGACTGTCCGCGTCGACTCCACCGGCGTCGGTGTGCTCGATTTCGACATTTCCAAGCCTGAGATCGACGCGCTCTACACCCGTGGCTACGAGGCCGCGACCGAGTTCCTGTCCACCTGGGACGAGAGGACCTATCTCACCCGGTTCCGGTGA
- a CDS encoding nitroreductase family protein, whose amino-acid sequence MDISSVDELLSTTRAVRKRLDLTRPVSREVILECLQLASQAPTATNNQDWRWVVVTDPDKRAAIAQIYASVGGDYLAHKAQTTDDPQTRRVYESASALTSILSDVPVHVIPCIDKRLEGAPLMAAAAAWGSILPAAWSFLLALRSRGLGSVWTTLHLGKEHEVAELLGIPDTVTQVALFPVAYTIGTDFKPATRPPVETITSWNTWGQH is encoded by the coding sequence ATGGACATCTCATCGGTGGACGAACTGTTGTCGACGACGCGCGCAGTGCGCAAACGGCTCGATCTGACTCGGCCGGTCTCGCGTGAGGTGATCCTGGAGTGTCTGCAGTTGGCGTCGCAGGCGCCCACGGCGACCAACAACCAGGACTGGCGGTGGGTGGTGGTCACCGACCCCGACAAGCGGGCAGCGATCGCGCAGATCTATGCCAGCGTCGGCGGGGACTACCTGGCGCACAAGGCGCAGACCACAGACGACCCCCAGACCCGGCGGGTCTACGAGAGTGCGTCGGCGCTGACGTCGATCCTTTCCGACGTGCCGGTGCACGTCATCCCGTGTATCGATAAGCGGTTGGAGGGGGCGCCGCTGATGGCTGCCGCCGCGGCGTGGGGCTCGATCCTGCCGGCGGCCTGGAGCTTCCTGCTCGCGTTGCGCTCGCGTGGGCTCGGATCAGTCTGGACCACACTGCATTTGGGCAAGGAACATGAGGTCGCCGAGTTGCTCGGGATCCCCGACACCGTCACCCAGGTGGCGCTGTTCCCCGTCGCGTACACGATCGGCACCGACTTCAAGCCGGCCACCCGTCCGCCGGTCGAGACGATCACCTCGTGGAACACCTGGGGACAGCACTGA
- a CDS encoding phosphotransferase, whose translation MTRGNDPSTVGIFLGAIGSLLPWRGEPGFPTHAGDMTLDAVRRLTGRTDLTRVEPVYEHHGTALHLRLRLTGGPGCPETVFVKLAPVKPITRLFNNAMNLAGNEADIYRRIGPELGDIVPHIFGAASDPGSGRAVIIMEDLAARGAQFGNVADGCTTDQAAAVAEVLGTLHSRFHRSPRLERGGDLSFVTTPTPPAQVLGPYTWRTIRSVPDDYTDLVPDGFLAKAAFINTRRREVAALIESSSDTLIHGDTHLGNICFVDNRPVFFDWQVSSKGPGLKDLTYFASLSLNTADRRAVDKDLVQIYGEAFNAGGERALTFDEAWHNYRLFTFIGFIGAVFTANLGRRLQEVNTTRASLSRAIAALDDLETLELLQRRLDS comes from the coding sequence GTGACCCGCGGAAACGATCCGTCTACCGTCGGCATCTTCCTGGGCGCCATCGGTTCCCTGCTGCCCTGGCGTGGGGAGCCCGGGTTTCCGACGCACGCGGGCGACATGACCCTCGACGCCGTGCGCCGGCTCACCGGTCGCACCGACCTGACCCGCGTCGAACCGGTCTACGAGCACCACGGCACAGCCCTGCACCTGCGGCTGCGCCTGACCGGCGGACCTGGTTGTCCCGAAACGGTTTTCGTCAAGCTCGCGCCCGTCAAGCCCATCACGCGGCTGTTCAACAACGCGATGAACCTGGCAGGCAACGAGGCCGACATCTACCGCCGGATCGGACCGGAACTCGGTGACATCGTGCCGCATATCTTCGGTGCCGCATCGGATCCCGGCAGCGGACGGGCGGTGATCATCATGGAGGACCTCGCCGCCCGCGGGGCACAGTTCGGCAACGTGGCCGACGGCTGCACCACCGACCAGGCAGCCGCCGTCGCCGAGGTACTGGGCACGCTGCACAGCCGGTTCCATCGCTCACCGCGTCTGGAGCGCGGCGGTGACCTCTCGTTCGTCACCACGCCGACGCCACCGGCCCAGGTGCTGGGCCCCTACACCTGGCGGACGATCCGCTCAGTCCCCGACGACTACACCGACCTGGTGCCCGACGGGTTTCTGGCCAAGGCGGCCTTCATCAACACCCGCCGCCGCGAGGTCGCCGCCCTCATCGAGTCGTCCTCCGACACGCTGATCCACGGCGACACCCACCTGGGCAACATCTGCTTCGTCGACAACCGGCCGGTCTTCTTCGACTGGCAGGTCTCGTCGAAAGGGCCTGGCCTCAAAGACCTCACGTACTTCGCGTCGCTGTCGTTGAACACCGCCGACCGCCGCGCCGTCGACAAGGATCTGGTGCAGATCTACGGCGAGGCGTTCAACGCCGGCGGCGAGCGGGCACTGACGTTCGACGAGGCCTGGCACAACTATCGGTTGTTCACCTTCATCGGCTTCATCGGCGCGGTGTTCACCGCCAATCTCGGTCGCCGGTTGCAGGAGGTAAACACCACCCGTGCCAGCCTTAGTCGCGCGATCGCCGCGCTCGACGACTTGGAGACGTTGGAGCTCCTCCAGCGGCGGCTGGACTCGTAA
- a CDS encoding acyl-CoA dehydrogenase family protein encodes MRKFCADNFDESTIRQLMESEVPFDPAVWHRLGSELGVLGLSVPEDDGGVGGSLVDQAVAVEEFGATLACGPLFGTVFLAIPALVASPAGPVRDALLADLVEGNKTAAFAVADKAGAFDPAAVRVTATADTVTGTVERVVDAGAADEILVAATGPDGLGLYAVDASGVTRTPLVTMDLTRPQATVVFDSAPARLVAGPQEAQRVIDHALQVGSALLAVEQVGAAQHLLDLSVEYAKSRLQFGRLIGSFQAVKHKLADMLVDLEHARSTAYHAVWAISDGSDDPALAASIAQATASAAFSRIAADTIQVHGGIGFTWEHQAHLYFKRAATDAALLGTAEQHRSRIADIVLDTASADPELARVATGLPG; translated from the coding sequence ATGCGCAAGTTCTGCGCGGACAACTTCGACGAGTCGACGATTCGGCAGCTGATGGAGTCCGAGGTGCCCTTCGACCCCGCAGTCTGGCACCGGCTGGGCTCTGAGCTCGGCGTGCTCGGGCTCTCGGTACCCGAGGACGACGGCGGCGTTGGCGGCTCGCTGGTCGACCAGGCCGTCGCGGTCGAGGAGTTCGGCGCCACGCTGGCGTGCGGACCGCTGTTCGGCACCGTCTTCCTGGCCATCCCGGCCCTGGTCGCCTCGCCGGCCGGGCCGGTGCGCGACGCTCTGCTGGCCGATCTGGTCGAGGGCAACAAGACCGCCGCGTTCGCCGTCGCCGACAAGGCCGGGGCGTTCGATCCGGCCGCGGTGCGCGTGACCGCCACCGCCGACACCGTCACAGGCACCGTCGAGCGCGTGGTCGATGCCGGCGCTGCTGACGAAATACTCGTCGCCGCAACGGGACCCGATGGGCTCGGTCTCTACGCCGTCGATGCGTCCGGTGTGACGCGCACCCCGCTGGTCACCATGGACCTGACCCGCCCGCAGGCCACCGTCGTCTTCGACAGCGCGCCCGCCCGGCTGGTCGCGGGACCGCAGGAGGCGCAGCGCGTCATCGACCACGCGCTGCAGGTCGGTTCGGCGCTGCTGGCGGTCGAGCAGGTCGGGGCCGCCCAACATCTGCTGGACCTGTCCGTCGAATACGCCAAGTCCCGGCTGCAGTTCGGCCGCCTGATCGGCTCGTTCCAGGCGGTCAAGCACAAGCTGGCCGACATGCTCGTCGACCTCGAACACGCCCGCTCCACCGCTTACCACGCGGTGTGGGCGATCAGCGACGGCTCCGACGACCCGGCCTTGGCGGCGAGCATCGCCCAGGCCACCGCGTCGGCGGCGTTCAGCCGGATCGCCGCCGACACCATCCAGGTCCACGGCGGTATCGGGTTCACCTGGGAACACCAGGCGCACTTGTACTTCAAGCGCGCGGCCACCGACGCCGCGCTGCTCGGGACCGCCGAGCAGCACCGGTCGCGGATCGCCGACATCGTCCTGGACACCGCGTCGGCCGACCCCGAGCTGGCCCGGGTGGCCACGGGCCTGCCGGGCTGA
- a CDS encoding acyl-CoA dehydrogenase family protein, with protein sequence MSTVADADRVADLARQVVSDHDPKKVPIPEFLGACYDAGLSWIHFPEGQGGLGLSRGLQAVADRILQGAGGPVPLGLNPMGYGMAAPTVREHAQTDELKKELLRPLATTEHIWCQLFSEPGAGSDVAGLATSAVQDGDDWVINGQKVWTSLAHRARWGLLLARSNPDAPKHKGLTYFVLDMHAPGVQTRPLRQLTGQAEFNEVYITDARIPDTHRLGAVGDGWRVAMTTLMNERSALGASGSRRGGGTIAEAVALWASRPDLQTPVSRDKLTQLWLRSEAQRLTSERSRASATTGGPGPEGSIGKMVGAELNQQIYSWCMDFLGPEGILYHSYALHGANKDGDWRGPIQQRFLRSRANTIEGGTSEVMRNILGERVLGLPGDLRADSGMPWKEIPRG encoded by the coding sequence ATGAGCACCGTCGCTGATGCCGACCGGGTCGCCGACCTGGCCCGGCAGGTCGTATCCGACCACGACCCCAAGAAGGTCCCGATCCCGGAGTTCCTCGGCGCCTGTTACGACGCCGGACTGTCCTGGATCCACTTCCCCGAAGGCCAGGGCGGGCTGGGCCTTTCCCGCGGCTTACAGGCTGTCGCCGACCGCATCCTGCAGGGCGCCGGCGGCCCGGTGCCGCTGGGCCTGAACCCGATGGGCTACGGGATGGCGGCCCCGACCGTGCGGGAGCACGCCCAGACCGACGAGCTCAAGAAGGAACTGCTGCGCCCGCTGGCCACCACCGAACACATTTGGTGCCAGCTGTTTTCCGAGCCCGGCGCCGGCTCCGACGTCGCGGGCCTGGCCACCTCCGCGGTGCAGGACGGTGACGACTGGGTGATCAACGGCCAGAAGGTGTGGACCAGCCTGGCCCACCGCGCGCGCTGGGGTCTGCTGCTGGCCCGCTCCAACCCCGATGCCCCCAAGCACAAGGGCCTGACCTACTTCGTGCTCGACATGCACGCCCCCGGTGTCCAGACCCGGCCGCTGCGCCAGCTGACCGGCCAGGCCGAGTTCAACGAGGTCTACATCACCGACGCCCGCATCCCCGACACCCACCGCCTCGGCGCGGTCGGCGACGGCTGGCGGGTGGCGATGACCACGCTGATGAACGAACGAAGTGCGCTGGGCGCCAGCGGGTCTCGCCGCGGCGGCGGCACCATCGCCGAGGCGGTGGCGCTGTGGGCGTCGCGGCCCGACCTGCAGACCCCGGTATCGCGCGACAAGCTGACCCAACTGTGGCTCCGCTCCGAAGCACAGCGGCTGACCTCCGAACGATCCCGCGCCTCGGCCACCACCGGCGGCCCGGGCCCGGAAGGCTCGATCGGCAAAATGGTCGGCGCCGAACTCAACCAACAGATCTATTCATGGTGCATGGATTTCCTTGGGCCAGAAGGCATTCTGTACCACAGCTACGCACTGCACGGCGCCAACAAGGACGGCGACTGGCGCGGGCCGATCCAGCAGCGGTTCCTGCGCAGCCGCGCGAACACCATCGAGGGCGGCACCTCCGAGGTGATGCGCAACATTCTCGGCGAGCGGGTCCTCGGCCTGCCCGGTGACCTGCGTGCCGATTCCGGCATGCCGTGGAAGGAGATCCCCCGTGGCTGA
- a CDS encoding type II toxin-antitoxin system VapC family toxin — MTDAAVTPIRGMLDTSTVILLGQLTEPSTLPDESVISAITLAELSVGPHVTASDHERAIRQAHLQQAESDFDVVAFDGAAARAFGAVAASLRASGRKRAARAYDALIAATAIAQGLPLYTCNPSDFEGISGLDVRAVPLPS; from the coding sequence GTGACCGACGCAGCCGTCACGCCGATCCGCGGAATGCTCGACACATCAACAGTCATCCTGCTCGGTCAGCTGACGGAGCCATCCACGCTGCCCGACGAATCCGTCATCAGTGCCATCACGTTGGCGGAGCTGTCCGTGGGTCCACACGTCACGGCGTCCGATCACGAACGGGCAATCCGTCAGGCACACCTCCAACAGGCCGAATCGGATTTCGACGTCGTCGCGTTCGACGGCGCGGCAGCTCGTGCATTCGGCGCAGTCGCCGCGTCGCTGCGGGCCTCCGGACGAAAGCGCGCGGCCCGCGCGTATGACGCGTTGATCGCGGCCACGGCGATCGCGCAGGGCCTGCCCCTGTACACCTGCAATCCCTCCGACTTCGAGGGCATTTCAGGATTGGACGTACGCGCGGTACCGCTACCGTCCTGA
- a CDS encoding type II toxin-antitoxin system Phd/YefM family antitoxin: MTSVSIRDLRNKGGEVLERVEHGELVVVTRDGRPVAELRPLPRRSPAPAELIARRKHLPPMDPASLRRDIDTVLDSSL; encoded by the coding sequence ATGACATCGGTTAGCATCCGGGACCTGCGCAACAAGGGCGGCGAGGTACTCGAACGCGTCGAGCACGGCGAGCTCGTCGTGGTGACACGGGACGGCCGCCCAGTGGCGGAGTTGCGGCCACTGCCGCGACGCTCCCCGGCGCCTGCTGAATTGATCGCGCGACGCAAACACCTGCCGCCGATGGATCCGGCATCGCTGCGCCGCGACATCGACACCGTCCTGGATTCGTCGCTGTGA